ttagggactaaaagtggtaaaaataaaatgtagggaccaaaatggaaaaagttcaaaaatgtagggactaaaagtgcatttatgccaataataaattaattaattttttttctttttattatttagttggaagaacatgttcttcatgttcttccccaaaTAACATGTTTCGTtacttagaaaattaaaaaaatcaagattttttttttcttttcttgcattttcttagcaaccaaatatACAAAACACACATAGCAATCTTCACATTGAGACCAAAACCAAGCAATCACCAAAACATCTTAAACTCAGCAATcaccaaaataccaaaacatCTCAAAATAGATCATGtgtcaaaaaactcaaaaacatctcGTACATCTCAAGCAATCAACAATCATTAACAGCCCACCCCTACCTACCACTGAACCCAACCAACCACCAACCAATGGACAAATCAGACCACCAACCACAAGAAATTAGATGTGTCCACAACCACTAATGACACCAATGGACATATCAAACCACTGCAACCCACtccaacaacaaacccaccccaCGACCTACCACCGAACCCAATTGATCATCGCTTCACAACCACATAACATTgaagacacctcattttgtacccttACAACTCAAACCCCCATTCCTCAATGAAGACATCACTGGCCCAAGATTGATTTGGGCCTAATCTTGTGAAACTTTGACTTAAAGGATGATTTTGGGAAAGAAAATGTGCAGGGCAAACCCTAAGCATGTGCACGCATGCCTTTAAGTATGTGTATGCATATATGGAGCATGCACATGCATATAGGGTTTAAGAATACCTTCAAGGAAagtttttggacataaatttgCATAGATTGAATCTCACATCATTTGGGAGCCACCCTACACCCCTCTATGATCACTATAAACAGGTCATATTAGCTCTTTTACCAAAACATGTTTAATTCACTAGAAAacagtgaatcaaagagggagtttttatACTAAAACATCCTCAATTTAAAGTTTACTTGATTGGGACATATTTTGGTTTTGACCTTTGAGTTTTAAGCTTACTAACCTTCTTGGTCTTTTTCTTAATTAGATTAATTGAGGGAAACAGCCAAATCAAAGCTCTAAAGAGTTCTAGTGTTGAGGTAAAGGTTCAAACTTTGTCTctacatttttcttgtttgtttgtttgtttttgtgttttattgctttgatgTCTTTGTATGAGGTTTAGATTGTTTAATCTTTATATTATAAGCatgattggttgttagattttcaattttaactatttgttttgtgttttctaggtttgtgtttTGGGGGGTGTAAGCGTGAGTATGCTTCATGCATGTGTATGCATACTCACAACATGCATACTCAAGCACATGGGATGTGGATGCATACCCTGTGCATGCGCACACATGCTCGTGCCCATAAATCCAGATTCAGGCTTCTTCAAGTTTTGTCTATTTTACTCAATTTTCTTTAACATGTTTTGTTCGTGTTTGATTTAATTTTGCATGTTAGGTATTTAGGTCAATAGAATAACATGTTTGCTTTGTTTAATTATTAGATTAAAGATTAGGGTTTCACATTCTTGGGTAATAACATAAATATGCATTGATGCATAAGTGTTGTGATGTAGTGAGCTAAGTCATGCATATGAATATAAACATGCATCTTTTGAATGATAGTATGTTTGGATATGAGGATGCCATGCTTGAGTGATTGGACGTGCTTGTTATGATGAATATGCATGTAATGATTCTTGATACTACTGCCTCTTTGATGTTTCTGCCTTGTTGATTTCTACTGCCCTTAGATATAATGCATGGACTAATTAGGTGAATGTTAGGACTATATACCATGTGATGCAATGGGATGATATGCGATGTTGAATGtttagatgcatgttagagtGTGTGTAAGTTTAGAATAACATGTTAAAAGACCCTTTGATGGGATTAAGatttggaacacaatgagtggaggCTAACCCACAAGTCGAGTGGAGTTGGGTGTAGGGATGGAAAAATTAATCTGACCCACAAGTACCCGACTTGTGAAACATTAGCAGGTTTGGGTTTTTATAATCCAACCCGTAGCGGGTTTAGGTTGGATGTGGGTATTAGGAATACCCACCTCAAACCCGAACCCAACCCGAATGaagtaaaattacaaaattgccacactatatatatacactataaTCCTAACCAttcaaaaccctaaacctaatCTTAGATtcttagctctctctctctctctctctctctctctctctctctcaagctctcactctcactctctttaCCGCCAACCACCCATTCTCAGCCGCCCCTCTCTCATGCTCTCAGCCTCTCAGTCTCGCTTTCTCTGCCGAAGAAGACGAAGACGACAATTTAAGGTTCTCTTCTATGAGTATATGCTCTTTCGCTTCCACCATGGTTTTCTTCATTCCTCGCCTCAAAGCCTCTTTGATCTCACCCACTTTCGTTCAATCTTGCTCCCTTTATTTGCTTTGCACCGAGTTTAGTGACAGTTGAATCCAATGACCACAACCACAGTGATTTACAGCAATGGTTATTGACGTTGttcttctattttctctttatttgatCAGTGGGTTAAGGGATTTAGATTCTCTTTGTTTAAATTGTGGGTTTGGGGATTTAGATTTGATAGTTAAGATTTGATGTTCCTTGCATGTGcttgttttagattttgatttcaaatgtaTTTGATTTCTGTGAATAGGAAATTTGAATGGGTATGATGGATTTGATTTGAGATTTCCTTGGATTTGTTGTTTGTATTGCTATGAGATTTCAAATGTGAttcttttttctcaatatttacggatttttcttttttctcaggaaaaaataattttttttttaaaactatacattaaacaacatcataaaataacatatattaACAGGCATCACTTGAGTTTGTTACTAGTTAATTACATTAGGTTATCATTCAAGGGGATGTAAAACAAATGCAATCAATGGGGGACGTATTAAGGTGAGTTTCGTACTGAAATACTCCActcaaaattgatcaaaattaTTAACGTATTAAAGCACAGCACGTGTACCCTTTTCAGTTTTCTCTGACaagaaacttaaaaattcaagaatttcttcgtcttctctttcttttccacTCCTAGACACAGCCAAAACTATAGTCAATagatattttaattcttttgaaaataaataaataaataaaggactTAAGAGACACCAACATTCATGACTACCGCCAATTTCATTGTAGAGCTCCCAGTATCTGTTCATGTAAGATCGAAGGGTCTCCCCACTCCTCATCTCCATGGACAACAAAGCACTAATGGGTTGTTGCACTTTATTGCATGTGATAAATCTAGCGCCAAACTCTTGGATTAACTCCTAAAAACTCCTGATGGAACCCTTCCTCAAACCCATTGAAGCATTGCATAGTGGTCGAATTGAGACTCAAAGGGAAAACATTGCACATCAACCCATGATTATGAGAATAAAGTGACATCATGTGTATATAATGACTTACGTGCTCAACAGGATCAATCTTTCCATCATAAATGGTGAATGGAGGTCGAGTAAATTGCCtcgacatctttgtgtgatctATTTCCTCAAAGAAAGGTGAGCGAGTTGCCCTCCTCAACGCCCGGCTCTTTGCATCGAGGACCGCGTTATGAAAACGATGCCGACCATGACGGGGAGACTCACTACGTTGCTCTACTGTCTCGTAGGACCTTTATCTTGATCGATATGAGCCGCTACCTCGAGATGACACCCTCGGAATGTAATCAGGGTCAAATGATGATTCGTCATGTTCCCTTCTTCGATGCCGACCCCTCAGTTCGATTTCCAAGTCGTTCACCTACTTTCACAGGTTCTCTAGCTCCCTTTTGCGATCACCTCGGTGAGAGCGCTCGGGAATGTATGATACCAATTTCTCCTCTTACGAAGACCCTTCATCAGAATCAACCCTTGTCTCATGCCCATCTTGCATGTGCTGCTACTCCCTTTCCTTTCCTTCTCCAACCTCTATTGGCCCCATGATAAGGCCCTGGAATGTTTTCCAGCAACAGAACCTTCTCCAGCATGTGGGCCTTCCATAATTCAACAAGACCAACCTAACTTGAAGCCCCCAATACGAGTAAGATCCCACAGACAGTGCCAATTGTGGGCTACAAGTTTTGCTTGATAAAGCAAATACTTGGACCCTCAACTTATTTGTTGGTGGGCTTACTCTCAATCTTACTTATAGGGCTTCAACTCAAGCTTGGCTTTTCCCTCTCAAGTACTAGTCTCACAGAAAATCTCTTAACTCTTCCCTCTGTTCCCAGTTTCTCTTTTAACACCTTCCTTACTCTTAATTTTCCAACCCCATTTACAATGGCCTAGCTCCCCTTTTATATCCATGAGTGAATGGGGTTGCCATCATTTTTATTCCCACTCACTCACGTATTCCCACGTCTTTCAAAATCCTTAGGGATTCTCACGAAATTAGAGGATTCTCTTGGATCTTGTTCCAGGCGTCGGTTTAGGCTCGGTAGTGGATTCATTCTCAATCTTTAGCTCTCAGTTACCAACCCTACTTGGACCGAATAGCTGGGCCCTTCTAGTGCTCGGCTAATGGTCGGGCCCAATGTGAAGATCCCTAAGGCAGTCCTTCTATTGCTCCTCAGGCCCATCACACTCAATGGGCCCTGGGCCTTGTACCGACCCTTACTCATACAGTTGGCCCAATTCTCCAAGCCTGGTCCACCcacaatttttatattgaaaaaaatctaaatgaaGATGCCCTAATTAAATAAAGTTGAAACTacttaaatgaataaaaataaagtaaaaagactaaaatgaaTTCTAGTGAAACTTAGAAGGTAAATTTTgcatttgaacttttttttttcctaacctGATGAATTGACATATGGGAATGGGATttctcatttattatattttaactcattaaagaaaaataaaagaaaacaaaggaacATGTAaatcaaaaatgaaattaaaaaccTAGGCAAAGTATTCTAGTGATTAAAGGAAAATGGGAGAATTGCAACCATTCATATTCCAATCTAGGCATAcccattttctctctatttaAACCTAGTTTGCATAGATaatttcaaaccacaaaaaATGAGAGACCTTTAAATAGTAGTTTAGATATAGATTCTATAGAagatagatatagatatatagcATAGATATTAAagaatatacacacacactaaccTCATCACACGTGCTCCGCACGTGCGATGGagctattatttattattttgagtttaatgtaatttttcaatttgaatttatctttggTTAGTGAGGTTACacataaatgaatttttaagaaactaaaattttgaaattgaaagagTACAATGTTGGGTTTAGTGAGTGCtagtttttagtaaaaagtGAATCAAACGTGTGtgagatatatttaaattcaaatagagaatgttctaatttttaagaaaaaagtttctctggtagttttttttttttttttttaattttgttgaattacaattttaaccctagtttttattttttatgaataaggattatctaattagattaggggtatttttaacatttttttgaaatcataactaactttttgaatcctcttaatatatagagattaaGAACATTTTAAATTGTAGGAGTTTTTATGGGAGTTAAATGTGGGAGAGCGAAATCAAAAGTGTATATATCTAtttggttgagtttttttttttgttaccgAATGTGagggtgtttttattttttatttttaaataaaatattagaaaccTATGTTATTTAACTtagtttttctaattttcttttaaagaaaaaaaatgtactagTTGTTTAGAATAAGTGGGTTAGTACTTAGTGGGAGCGTTCCCATTTTTGTAggcaatgttttttttttttttttttttttttaaatttatctaatattttgtagtttttaaattagtaatgtaaggactcaatttgtaacgatcccaaaatgatattgggttcgcacgttaagggcccaaacaatataatttgtagagtgtgggcttgaaaggcaagGCCTCGGTCACTGGACGGTAGTTCGTCATGGTTTCCATAGCGATTTGCACAAGGGTGAACCTGACGTGTCTAACAATAATCTTTTCCGATACGTCCTGAGTGGCTCCGGTCCCTAGATCTCGTCTAAGGAgcttcatgttcttattattctccttttttaggACTCCATGGTTTGGGAGACGacttgtcccccccccccctcttttggCGCATAAGCCTTCatattatatagcccttctcggttgatcctgaccctccatctgttgatcaggtaGGTACCTACTCGaatacctgtcccatcagccgcctccccctgctttctgttagttgcaataaccgaacccacactgttcaggagtcttttctcattaatatgacTAGGACGTTTGTGGGcacattcaatgcggaggtgatgtatttaccttgaaccaccccCACTCCGTACCCCCATGTGAGTCCTattctactcgcctcttcttCTGGGGGCACTTTGAAGGCTGCCTTTGACGACATGTCGCTcctccctttgaagtcttgggatgccgaggacagggtcatcgtcggctgcatctctaggctatttggttTTTCAccacttgtcctcggcaactactctcctcggcacgggccctgggtcctaatggaaagtgggtcGGGTTATAAGTTTTCTGGCCCCACAAGTAATTTTACATATCTATCCCTACTATTTAACCTTTAAAAATGGGTAATGTAGGGGCCGGATAGTTACTGAAattattaaagtcaagttaattgggCTTGTGACCCATCCAAGGATGCAAATCCATCCGAGAAGGCCCATATCAGGCTGTTGGGGTAACCATACGCAAGGAAGAGTGAATACCACGAAAGGTGAGTttagtattcgtccgaggacaaaatccttctcggcgatatgagtccgaggacgatcaggacgccaTCTTGTTACAAACATGCTTCGGAGCTACGTCACCGCTAAAGGTGGGATAAGGGACCAAAggtaagaaagagagagaagacaaaaaaatatctatggtaacagctgcctccgcattaattgcctttcaaccaactctctgaccgcattaatgtggaagtgatgcctgaacagtgataaAGCAGAAGGTTCTagaaggtgttagatgggacaaaaagagatcccctgaacccaacctacacgtgtgtggtgaagatggaaTGAAGAGgacagtatataacatgaaagaaaagcATGCAGAAAAGGATcggaacataaaaaaaaacaaaaagaacactTAGGAAAAAAGCTTGAAAACCATAGAACTGTATTGGTTTCAAAGAAAAACAGATTGTTATATCGGCtctaatccatctataaacgtgaggttgaatctttttacttttaaagaagttaatctagttcttgaacacccacgctctacaaattttattgtttggacctttttaATGTACGAACCTAAGACCGGTTTGGGATCGTTATAAATTGAGGCCTTACAGGTAATTTTGAAGGTATTTGGACATCAAAATTAAGGATTTCAAATATGGGAAGCATCTTAgatagtagtatagatatagatattctcaaattttattttatggtaaaatattattttgatccctaaactttaataaaaatttgtttaatttttatccctaaactttaaaaagttcttttttcatctctaaactttgtaaatagttttttgaataatataaaaacaaaaattagaatgaaaaaaaagggtaaaaaatggatttttttaataatttaaaggtaaaaaatgaattttttaaagtttaagaataaaaaacaaaaacaaacttttaatgAAATTTAGGAAGTAAAATAATactttagtatttattttatttaaaattaaaaaaacggTTTACAGGCGGTATATATATGGTGTCGGAGTCTGGGAAATACTGAGTAGTTAGTACGAATAGGAAGGACAAAGGAGCGAGAGAAGAGAAGTTtaagaattagggttttggtGTTATTTGTTGCTGAGAAGAATGGAAGTGGAAACCAGGGAACCGTTTATCTACAATAAGGCTTTTCTTGAACATAGAGAGCAAGTTATACAACGCGACCGTCTCGCTCCACCCCGAGTTTTACCTGTCCATAAATCTCTTCCTTCCATTGGTATCTACTTTCTATCAATCAATTgcgtttttattttattggggtTTGTTTACATTCTTCTCATTAATCTAcattcattctctctctctctctctctctctctctctctctgtgttttatttaaataattgaagaaATTCTGTATCTCTTGTGTTGTGTTGGGTAGGATCTCACAAGCCGCTCTTATATTCAATGGAAGAATTGGCTGATATGACTgacaattttaatgaaaaaaatttgattggAGAAACCTTATTTACCAAACTGTACCGCGGGACAATCCGACATGGCTGGCTTCCTTTTGAAGATTGGGTTGTCACTGTGAAGATTTGGGATTATACTCTACCAACATCGTGTCATCTCGACGGAATTGAAAGTTTTAATGTATATATGGTTTTTACTTAATTAAGttcttgcaattattttttgtgtttcctGTTTTCGCATTTGAAAGTGATCATTTTTTACATGATTTGTGACAGGAAGAAGTAATGTTTTTAACACAACCAAGTGCAAAACAACATCCAAACGTGGTAAATTTGTTAGGCTATTGTAATAGACGCTACCTTGAAGCTGTTGTTTATGACCTCAATCCTTTGGGTACTGTTCGTAACTTGGCTACCACAGGTAATAAGGTATTACTATTGTTGTTCTATTTTGCTATAAGATTGGCTCCATCTAAATGTGTCATTTGTGCCCAATCTATTGTTATGGGAGAAGTGCCATTTCAATTAAAATCAATTGGTATAAAACTAAATATAATTTTGGTGGTGCGCTAGATTCTTACCATACCTCGaattttgaaataatagaagaagattcccaaattattgaaaatagcATATCTTAACCACCTCTTCCCTTTACAACTGCTATGTGGAGGGTGAAATCGCGGGTTCATGACCCATTGGGTGTGTGAgtaacttaccaattaaaaaaaattggcatttgATATGTACCAAAAATCCactctaatattttattttaacttctCTCCTTGTTCCCGCTTTactttaaaatcttttttttttttgatagataactaaaaattttattaatatattttattaaaatctattaattgtcatatttttcaaGCTTGAATGTGGATTTCGGTTATGGATGCAACATCTTGGAAAACATGGGATGGTCCAACTGGTggtgtaagatttttttttttttggggggggtggggggttggTTTTTCAAGAATAAACCTATTCTTATTTTGAGGTCACAGGTGATTCAGTTGTAATATGGTAAATACATTGGACTTTTGTTGGAACATAGCGAATTGGTTGTCATTTATCTAGATATGTTAAAATTTGGTAGTGAAGTTATAATTATAAATCATTACTTTTGTAGATAAACTGTTAATACTGTGTCATTAAATTCCTTATGTTTGTGTTTAGGTAGTCTTACTTGGCTTCAAAGGATTAAAGTGGCTCTTGGATTTGCTCGCGCACTTGAATTTCTTCATGATCCAAAAAAGCCTTATTTAGTACGCAACATTAACGCAGCTCATATAATTCTTGATCAGGTTCAGTAATTGACTCTTGATAACTATCAGCAAATCcatctttttccttctttttactcttttttattttgctttatcCTTGACTTTTCAATGTGATGTTTAGGATTGCAACCCAAAgatatttgacttttcaaccATGAGTGGAGGTATTCTTGGTAAGCTGACACGCCCCAAAGAGAAATTGTTGACTGCTGGCTATGATGATCCAGAATACTTCCCCTTAGGTATTGAGGCTTGAAGATACTTATATGTTTTCAATTCAACGCATGCTTTTAGATTTGTTCATCTAGTGTTAgtattctattttctttcttttcttctctcttaatTTTTATGCCGTAGAAGTTGGACAACTTCATTGTGGACCAGGCTGTACACAATGTAAAGCAGTCATCATGTTTTGACGAGCTATAACAGCATTATGATAAGAGCCTCTAATGGCTTACACTAATGGATTTACCTAGAATAACTGTGTTTTTTCTGTATTTCTTACTGCAAATTGTTTATTGTGCTTGTCAGGTGGACCAGAGGAAGGTGGATTTGAGGTAACTTACCACGATGTCTTCTCTTATGGCGTTGTCCTCCTGGGGCTAATAACAAAAAGAATTGTGGACATGGAAAATATTCAGACAACTACTTTGGTTTACCGTTGGGCCTGGAGGCAGTATAGGCCTAATCGATATCTTGTACATGAAAGCCTTGTTGAAGACCCTGGCTTTTATGCTTCTGATGGAATAATGATAACTGAGCTTGCCATGCGCTGCATTCAAAGGGAACTTGATAAGCGTCCTTCCATGAAGGATGTTGTCAAGCGTCTGGAGGGTTTACAAGCTGTTCAACTTCATGGCAATGTAGTTGGAATGTAAAAACAGATGATACCTGTCCTGATCAATTTGGGAATTTGGGACTTTAGAAGGATTcacatattttctattttatttcacTACCTTTTTATAGGATTGCTTGTTCTGTATCAATTGCAGTTATGAAGTTGATTCGTGTATATGGTTTTAGCCTGGCAAAATATGATGCATATTGCATGGGAAGCACTGCTGGAAGAACAAGTTATCACATTTTTGTTTACTTGTGCATTTGATTGGATCTGGGGTCAGCACTTCAGACAACGAAAGAGAAGCGAGAAAAAGAACTGAAGAAGCAAGTTGCTCATAGATGTTTTACTTAGGGTTGTAAACTGAGCtctttttgaataatttgagcTTTATTTAGGAAAGGGCTTGTCTAGTTGTCTCTCAATCCATTTgtttcaatataaaatatttgaaaaagtaaaatattttatgtgaaaaatattttcatttcatcGTATTTGGCAGTGTacatgaaaatatgtgtaaaatattttctagtgtttggcacaatgtaaaaataaataaataaattttatttaaaaaaaaagggtaaaaatatGAAACATCCCATTGCTATAGTCTACAATCGAATCCTGTTGGCGGTTATCATTTTTCTATACCTTTTATCGATAGACAGTAATTTGTCTGCTAGTTTCACTCAAATAATGTACCATACAAACTCAAATCAAATCACATTCTAACTCAAGCTTTGAAAAATGGTTACTCAAATTTCTAAAATAGGCAAATAGTTTCTGTTGTAATTTGACAAATCCATTAGATCTCATAATTGCAAGGATATCCCTGCATCTGTGTGTTGCAAAACCCAATTTTGTTAAAGACATTATTTCCGAGTAATTGATGCACACTCCACCAAATTTCA
This genomic stretch from Quercus lobata isolate SW786 chromosome 3, ValleyOak3.0 Primary Assembly, whole genome shotgun sequence harbors:
- the LOC115982656 gene encoding probable serine/threonine-protein kinase PBL12, coding for MEVETREPFIYNKAFLEHREQVIQRDRLAPPRVLPVHKSLPSIGSHKPLLYSMEELADMTDNFNEKNLIGETLFTKLYRGTIRHGWLPFEDWVVTVKIWDYTLPTSCHLDGIESFNEEVMFLTQPSAKQHPNVVNLLGYCNRRYLEAVVYDLNPLGTVRNLATTGSLTWLQRIKVALGFARALEFLHDPKKPYLVRNINAAHIILDQDCNPKIFDFSTMSGGILGKLTRPKEKLLTAGYDDPEYFPLGGPEEGGFEVTYHDVFSYGVVLLGLITKRIVDMENIQTTTLVYRWAWRQYRPNRYLVHESLVEDPGFYASDGIMITELAMRCIQRELDKRPSMKDVVKRLEGLQAVQLHGNVVGM